One genomic segment of Mytilus trossulus isolate FHL-02 chromosome 4, PNRI_Mtr1.1.1.hap1, whole genome shotgun sequence includes these proteins:
- the LOC134713712 gene encoding uncharacterized protein LOC134713712 has product MIDVKRLLNNVQFLIYRFNGTLRKVNKKVDVSFDRHLRNHVSNGKELEDKAQLFGVIFHAGRSASNGHYYSFVKFGQHWFKIDDMKITSITELSFQNCKDQEYILFYRTLPRPYIS; this is encoded by the exons ATGATTGATGTGAAAAGATTGttaaataatgttcaatttttgaTTTACAGATTTAATGGAACTTTAagaaaagtcaataaaaagGTTGATGTGTCGTTTGATCGTCATTTACGCAATCATGTGTCAAATGGAAAG GAACTGGAGGACAAGGCACAGCTATTTGGGGTGATTTTTCATGCTGGTAGAAGTGCTTCAAATGGTCACTACTATTCATTTGTGAAATTTGGGCAGCATTGGTTCAAAATTGATGACATGAAG ataacaAGCATAACTGAACTGTCATTCCAGAACTGCAAGGACCaggaatatattttgttttatagaacTCTTCCAAGACCATACATTTCCTAG
- the LOC134714439 gene encoding uncharacterized protein LOC134714439, which translates to MEACAVRAPEWIKMTFFEYLAIVQTLEMFIFNVIPCTVLLIFEILLVIAMRKSTAARKKMSTNAKIRKENQLTYSTIAITSLSLLQGMLVIFSMSFDFLYLMFGVETINNNDIRSITTASSISYSVFTPSNFIITCCLSSEFRNNVKAVFTSSTAKFNRPKVVSKAVSISTASISGSTVSMSDKSNISYSLPR; encoded by the coding sequence ATGGAGGCTTGCGCAGTCCGAGCTCCGGAATGGATTAAAATGACATTCTTTGAGTACTTAGCAATAGTTCAAACATTAGAgatgtttattttcaatgtcattCCATGTacagttttgttaatttttgaaattttactggTCATCGCAATGAGGAAATCAACAGCTGCAAGAAAGAAAATGTCAACTAATGCAAAGATCAGAAAAGAAAATCAATTAACATACTCAACCATCGCCATCACGTCTCTTTCTTTGTTGCAAGGAATGTTAGTGATATTTTCGatgtcatttgattttctgtACCTTATGTTTGGTGTGGAAACTATCAATAATAACGACATTCGATCTATAACAACAGCTTCTAGTATATCGTACAGTGTATTTACTCCttctaattttattataacttGTTGTTTAAGTTCGGAATTTAGAAATAATGTGAAGGCAGTTTTTACATCATCTACAGCAAAATTCAACAGACCAAAGGTTGTATCTAAAGCTGTGTCCATCTCTACCGCTAGCATTTCTGGTAGTACTGTTTCAATGTCAGATAAATCAAACATCAGCTACTCCTTACCTAGATGA